In Candidatus Zixiibacteriota bacterium, the following are encoded in one genomic region:
- a CDS encoding DUF3857 and transglutaminase domain-containing protein produces the protein MSAIGPVLAAVAIIAILNEVVKAAKDRKEQNQFRDDRAPQIPTSPPTVDIKRLPLFRRFSAAAISLTSSRMLEQFEFMQQFLNGSSEFEIRFFSPRAPVRLRLFFSKPVNCTIAGMQFLLGDEETCDSYGVSYYDKPDKIEMRITPGKSELVDRIKVTLQEPMYDVYYQFKIRVVSRNYEDVGFFHTGLNFYNAGDWAAALRNFKEYCKFAPVNPHVHFLMAQSFDALQKCDEAQEFAVRSAVNGCAEDGLPLFRVLYDKQPMLSEEEIRELRSKYRDWDIEPHYGVVALKKEQRILFDIDGWYLKRFREALLVRRQVAARMLTALSFDFSSSERFLSTRVRIISADDTAHELSPEQFAVGDSSDKNIYITTESRLAGTWLLPHLAVGDIVEMSHVILCKEGAPAKEGQHTATVIANLNHEFHPTLLGQVEFAAPADWSLSFRIVNESDNVEREDSLDNSRQRVCFNSRNYIPAGNIGFPYQDSFLNPIIACGTSDETWENVASRIIQHNLGSDNSEDELPTVLTEIIDASADEASALERSFYWIRDGLKYGSIGSALKNIGATGRAKAIVEAGIADCKDKSYLLNLVCKRLGLPSNYVFVSGERGLIFEDLPSDQFDHVFVKVLLNDKWIYLDAADRYAPFASAPSRYQGLKGLEVGETCEIRLIANDDPGRNRLQIVETFHSIEGEWLSGNLSLKASGHSARLIDEQCKINSLQMQTATQSVQSVLRGLLPSLILLSHERMAQTSHSNVFEISGTHRRCQLSKLRHQLVGTLDWRNPTIPIGVWRTYDLRTLFAFYVPEIVFIQTVITGDLLSRLEGFSGCVALKNDICEVDGHSVRENDSVKITREIMIKTVLVEGEDVRLIPTVLETIEEALQLALIFRQE, from the coding sequence ATGAGTGCTATCGGCCCCGTACTGGCAGCAGTAGCCATCATCGCGATATTGAATGAAGTGGTAAAGGCGGCGAAGGACAGGAAAGAGCAGAATCAGTTCCGTGATGACAGGGCACCACAGATCCCCACATCCCCCCCGACCGTCGATATCAAGAGGCTTCCTTTGTTCAGACGATTTTCTGCCGCGGCTATCTCTCTAACCTCCTCCCGCATGCTTGAGCAATTCGAGTTCATGCAGCAGTTTCTTAACGGCAGCTCAGAGTTCGAGATTAGATTCTTCTCTCCTAGAGCACCTGTCAGGTTACGACTGTTCTTCTCGAAACCAGTCAACTGCACCATTGCCGGGATGCAGTTTCTGCTCGGAGATGAAGAGACTTGTGACTCGTACGGGGTTTCATACTATGACAAGCCGGACAAGATTGAGATGCGCATCACTCCTGGCAAGTCGGAACTTGTAGACAGGATCAAGGTGACTCTGCAGGAACCGATGTACGATGTGTATTATCAATTCAAAATACGAGTGGTTTCCAGGAATTATGAGGATGTCGGATTCTTTCATACCGGGCTGAACTTTTACAACGCCGGCGATTGGGCTGCGGCACTACGCAACTTCAAGGAGTACTGCAAATTTGCACCGGTGAACCCGCATGTACACTTCCTTATGGCTCAATCGTTCGATGCCCTTCAAAAATGCGATGAAGCTCAGGAATTCGCGGTTCGCTCAGCTGTGAACGGCTGCGCCGAAGACGGGCTTCCGCTCTTCAGAGTTCTATACGACAAGCAGCCCATGCTGAGTGAGGAAGAGATACGAGAACTGCGGAGCAAATATCGAGACTGGGATATTGAACCGCACTACGGCGTCGTGGCACTGAAGAAGGAGCAGCGAATACTGTTCGACATTGACGGGTGGTATTTGAAGAGGTTTCGAGAAGCTCTCTTAGTCCGCAGACAAGTAGCGGCACGAATGTTAACTGCGCTTAGTTTTGACTTCTCGAGCTCAGAACGTTTTCTGTCTACAAGGGTGCGGATTATCTCCGCGGATGACACTGCTCATGAGTTGTCGCCTGAGCAGTTTGCTGTTGGCGATAGTTCGGACAAGAACATCTATATTACTACTGAAAGTCGCCTCGCAGGAACGTGGCTACTGCCCCATCTCGCCGTAGGGGACATTGTTGAGATGTCGCACGTCATCTTGTGCAAGGAGGGAGCACCCGCGAAGGAAGGACAGCATACGGCAACCGTTATTGCCAATCTGAATCATGAATTTCATCCCACGCTTCTGGGACAAGTCGAATTCGCAGCTCCGGCTGACTGGTCCCTCTCATTTAGAATTGTCAACGAGTCGGATAACGTTGAGCGTGAAGATTCACTGGACAATTCACGGCAGAGAGTATGCTTCAACTCTCGGAATTACATCCCGGCGGGAAACATCGGCTTCCCGTATCAAGACAGCTTTCTGAACCCGATCATCGCCTGTGGGACCTCGGACGAAACCTGGGAAAATGTCGCATCGAGAATCATCCAGCACAACCTTGGATCTGACAATTCCGAGGACGAGTTACCGACTGTCCTGACGGAAATCATCGATGCAAGCGCAGACGAAGCCTCGGCCCTTGAACGGTCATTCTATTGGATTCGCGACGGTTTGAAGTATGGATCGATAGGCTCGGCACTCAAAAACATCGGAGCGACTGGACGAGCCAAGGCTATTGTTGAGGCTGGAATCGCTGACTGCAAAGACAAATCGTATCTGCTGAATCTTGTATGTAAGAGACTCGGATTGCCCTCCAATTACGTCTTTGTCTCTGGCGAGCGCGGCCTGATTTTTGAGGACTTGCCATCAGATCAATTCGATCATGTCTTCGTCAAAGTCCTGCTCAATGACAAGTGGATATATCTAGACGCGGCTGATCGGTACGCACCGTTCGCCTCCGCACCCTCCAGATATCAGGGTCTTAAGGGGCTCGAGGTGGGCGAGACATGTGAGATCAGGCTGATCGCGAATGATGATCCGGGCAGGAATCGCCTGCAGATAGTCGAGACTTTCCATTCTATTGAGGGAGAGTGGCTGTCGGGAAATCTAAGCCTTAAGGCAAGCGGTCACTCCGCGAGGCTCATCGATGAGCAATGCAAAATAAACTCATTGCAGATGCAGACAGCCACGCAGTCGGTGCAGAGCGTCTTGCGAGGACTGCTGCCATCGCTGATTCTCCTGTCGCACGAGAGAATGGCGCAGACATCACACTCAAATGTGTTTGAAATCTCCGGCACACACAGAAGATGCCAATTGTCAAAACTGAGACACCAGCTTGTGGGGACTCTTGACTGGCGCAATCCCACAATCCCCATCGGTGTCTGGAGAACATACGATCTCAGGACTCTCTTTGCCTTCTATGTCCCCGAGATCGTTTTCATCCAGACGGTCATCACCGGCGATTTGCTTTCTCGTTTGGAAGGATTTTCCGGCTGTGTGGCTTTAAAGAACGACATCTGCGAGGTTGATGGGCATTCAGTCAGAGAGAACGACAGCGTGAAAATAACCCGCGAAATCATGATCAAGACAGTTTTAGTCGAAGGCGAGGATGTCAGATTGATTCCGACTGTGCTCGAGACTATCGAAGAGGCTCTCCAACTAGCTTTGATCTTCAGACAGGAGTGA
- a CDS encoding UbiA family prenyltransferase codes for MKKLLDYIFFTRPVLFPPVWTILILGVRAADAREGASPFYSTGADGLDPTFILLMFLATCLYAGVYTYNQIHDIETDRKNGKLFFLAEGMISTTEALLITVVLDAVAIAGGFYISVHIGYAFAAVLILGILYSHPRTNFKGKPSHGYWANAFGHGMLPFIIGWAFLDSISLEAAFKSTPYLFGVGAIFLNTTLPDRRGDEDAGKITHGVRWGVKSTMQASVFLVILSVILAQMSGDYAYLISGLIALPFFIRAARSQKLEHITLSTKIAILALSAFACIYLPYYLALLLIGFMVARAYYKMRFDLDYPTLR; via the coding sequence ATGAAGAAACTGCTCGACTATATCTTCTTTACGCGACCGGTGTTGTTTCCGCCGGTCTGGACGATTCTGATACTCGGTGTTCGAGCTGCGGACGCAAGGGAGGGGGCGTCGCCGTTCTATTCGACGGGTGCGGATGGTCTGGATCCGACGTTCATCCTGCTCATGTTTCTTGCGACCTGTCTCTACGCCGGTGTCTACACATATAATCAGATACATGATATCGAAACCGACCGCAAGAATGGCAAATTGTTTTTCCTCGCCGAAGGGATGATTTCGACAACAGAGGCTCTGCTGATCACGGTAGTGCTGGATGCTGTCGCGATTGCTGGTGGATTCTATATCAGCGTTCACATTGGTTACGCGTTCGCGGCGGTGCTGATCCTCGGTATACTCTATTCTCACCCGCGCACGAATTTCAAGGGCAAACCATCGCACGGCTATTGGGCGAACGCCTTCGGACACGGCATGTTGCCTTTTATTATCGGCTGGGCATTCCTGGACAGTATCTCACTTGAAGCCGCATTCAAATCTACTCCGTACCTGTTTGGAGTCGGCGCGATTTTTCTGAACACGACTCTTCCAGACAGGAGGGGTGATGAGGATGCTGGCAAGATTACGCACGGTGTGCGATGGGGAGTGAAATCGACCATGCAGGCATCTGTGTTTCTCGTCATTCTGTCGGTCATTCTAGCTCAAATGTCTGGTGACTATGCCTATCTGATATCCGGCCTGATTGCGCTGCCATTTTTCATTCGAGCGGCAAGATCACAGAAACTGGAACACATCACTCTCTCGACAAAAATCGCCATACTTGCTCTCTCAGCCTTCGCTTGCATATATCTTCCGTACTATTTAGCTCTGCTCCTTATCGGATTCATGGTTGCCCGCGCCTACTACAAGATGAGATTCGACCTCGATTATCCAACTCTGCGCTGA
- a CDS encoding C40 family peptidase — MKKLAVLSAVLVIIVGCQPAVRYSPTPEKPRVSTRSDATDPGGRNLTEHSGTVDTDRMTKIIDSYLGTSYRQGGYGKLGVDCSGLVYAIYRDYDKLHLPPNTRKLFDGLQRIDYRDLAMGDLVFFNLNGKLASHVGIYIGDSKFVHSSESRGVVISSMSEQYYRETFVGARRVIG, encoded by the coding sequence ATGAAGAAACTCGCTGTTCTATCGGCGGTGTTGGTGATTATTGTCGGATGTCAGCCTGCTGTCCGGTACTCGCCAACTCCTGAGAAACCACGCGTCAGCACAAGATCGGACGCGACAGATCCAGGCGGTCGTAACCTCACCGAGCATTCAGGAACTGTCGATACCGATCGCATGACGAAGATCATCGACTCATATCTGGGGACATCGTACAGGCAGGGCGGGTACGGGAAGCTCGGTGTAGACTGCTCCGGCCTTGTCTATGCAATTTACCGTGATTACGACAAGCTGCATCTGCCGCCGAACACACGGAAGCTGTTTGACGGTCTGCAGCGGATTGATTACCGCGACCTGGCAATGGGCGATCTTGTGTTCTTTAACCTCAACGGCAAACTTGCATCGCACGTGGGGATATACATCGGCGACAGCAAGTTCGTTCACTCATCAGAGAGCCGTGGCGTTGTGATCTCATCGATGTCTGAACAGTATTACCGCGAGACATTCGTGGGTGCACGTCGCGTCATTGGGTAA
- the uvrC gene encoding excinuclease ABC subunit UvrC codes for MPEKPYATKLKNLPRNPGVYLMKDKSGKIIYIGKAKILNNRVRTYFQNGQVLDPKTRALISKIHDFEFLVTDTEMEAMILESNLIKQHKPRYNVNLKDDKRYPYVKVTTDEPYPRILIVRRLYRDKARYFGPFTNVTAMRRMVRFITRLFKIRTCSLTIPHPRGREQKVCLEYRIKRCPGPCENLISVDEYRKQIDRACMYLSGRSEELVQELNEKMIALSAGMDFEGAAEVRDQIRAIESVRQKQKVAADRSVDRDVIAFARSARDAACVILQVREGILIGKQHFYLKIEPETTGNELAGAFVKQYYMHAANLPEEVYLSNEIEDGELVREWLSERLGKQLKLMIPQRGEKLKLVDMAAANAKLVLDELLVQKQGYKKRVGSTLLKLQQDLRLEKTPMSMACIDISNLGETDKVGSLVYFVNGKPRKSQYRHFKIKTVVGQDDFASVREVVTRYYTRLIEETKDGPDLLVIDGGKGQLSAALEVFNELNLDVKVIGLAKRLEEIVMPYQKDTLIIPKSSPSLRILQRLRNEAHRFAIEYHRKLRGKRTIATELEQIEGIGPNKAKKLLKHFKSVTQVRKATVEQISKLPGIGIKDAERIKAHFAGK; via the coding sequence ATGCCGGAAAAACCCTACGCAACTAAGCTGAAGAACCTGCCCAGGAATCCCGGTGTCTACTTGATGAAGGACAAATCGGGAAAGATCATCTATATCGGAAAGGCGAAGATCCTCAATAACCGCGTGCGCACCTATTTCCAGAACGGCCAGGTGCTTGATCCGAAAACGCGCGCGCTGATATCGAAAATCCATGATTTCGAATTTCTCGTGACCGACACGGAAATGGAAGCGATGATTCTCGAAAGCAATCTGATCAAACAACATAAGCCGCGATATAATGTGAATCTCAAGGATGACAAGCGTTATCCGTATGTCAAGGTGACGACCGACGAACCGTATCCCAGAATTCTGATAGTACGCAGACTCTATAGAGACAAAGCCAGATATTTCGGACCATTCACGAACGTCACAGCGATGCGCCGCATGGTACGATTCATCACGCGGCTTTTCAAGATTCGTACCTGTAGCCTGACAATTCCACATCCGCGAGGCAGGGAGCAGAAGGTCTGCCTCGAATATCGCATCAAGCGCTGTCCCGGTCCATGCGAGAATCTTATCTCGGTTGATGAATATCGAAAACAGATTGATCGCGCTTGCATGTATCTGTCCGGCCGCTCCGAAGAGCTTGTTCAGGAGCTCAATGAGAAGATGATAGCGCTCTCTGCCGGGATGGACTTCGAAGGCGCCGCGGAAGTGCGCGATCAAATTCGCGCAATCGAAAGCGTTCGGCAGAAGCAGAAAGTCGCTGCGGATAGAAGTGTCGATCGCGATGTCATCGCCTTTGCCAGATCGGCGCGCGATGCCGCATGTGTGATACTTCAGGTGCGTGAAGGCATCCTGATTGGTAAGCAGCATTTTTATCTGAAGATCGAGCCGGAGACGACCGGCAACGAACTGGCTGGCGCATTCGTGAAGCAATATTACATGCATGCTGCGAATCTGCCGGAGGAAGTCTATCTCTCGAATGAGATAGAAGATGGCGAGTTGGTCCGCGAGTGGCTCTCCGAACGGTTGGGCAAGCAGCTCAAGCTGATGATCCCGCAGCGGGGGGAGAAGCTCAAACTCGTCGACATGGCAGCAGCGAACGCTAAACTCGTGCTCGATGAACTGCTCGTCCAAAAGCAGGGATACAAGAAGCGGGTCGGCTCTACGCTCCTCAAGCTGCAGCAGGATTTGAGGCTGGAGAAGACTCCGATGTCGATGGCATGTATCGATATCTCGAACCTTGGTGAAACCGACAAGGTCGGATCGCTCGTGTACTTCGTCAACGGGAAGCCGAGAAAGAGTCAGTACCGGCATTTCAAAATAAAGACTGTCGTCGGGCAGGACGATTTCGCGTCGGTGCGAGAGGTTGTCACGCGGTACTACACTCGCCTGATAGAAGAGACCAAGGATGGTCCCGATCTCTTGGTTATTGATGGCGGCAAGGGCCAGTTATCCGCGGCGCTCGAAGTTTTCAACGAGCTCAATCTTGATGTGAAGGTGATCGGCCTCGCGAAAAGGCTCGAAGAGATCGTGATGCCGTATCAGAAGGATACTCTCATCATTCCGAAGTCCTCACCGAGTCTGCGAATACTGCAGAGACTGAGAAACGAGGCTCATCGATTCGCTATCGAGTATCACAGGAAGCTTCGCGGCAAGAGGACAATTGCGACCGAGCTGGAACAGATCGAGGGCATCGGGCCGAACAAAGCGAAGAAGTTGCTGAAGCACTTTAAGAGCGTGACACAGGTTCGTAAGGCGACAGTCGAGCAGATCAGCAAACTCCCCGGCATCGGCATCAAAGACGCCGAACGCATCAAAGCACATTTCGCAGGCAAGTAG
- a CDS encoding tetratricopeptide repeat protein — protein sequence MWNYFPYIIGCFAGAFGLAAIIVGKRAKGKSARRCVWWLSIIGAICTVVAAVCVYPSDEPADRIIAAFEESQKCEMDSLKEYISKSFSDTECDECRENARRQAECLQGIVETTLDSAIVAIGVENYGMALTLLEVTRAAALSDAETMAAVLFYSGATYHSMGDYARALSCYDSVFVFDRNYPSLWTNRSVTLRRLQRFEDAVASCDSVIARRSDDPVAWCNRGTALDDLGKYAEAVASYDKAIHIDREYPEAWSNRGAALGLLGQFMAAIASCDTAIELREGFSGAWLNRGRAQSDMGDLKGAVCSYDSALQYNRKAEKVWNNRGVTLSKMGRYLDAVASLDSAIALRRDNPEAWTNRGIALQNLRNYEQANACHDTAIAYNREFALAWANKGVIHEYLGEFATALMYIDSAITYKRCFPGAWHNRSIILAKMASFEEASASCDSALKYVSCVRCMPQLYDAISLQKFKLANILHNK from the coding sequence ATGTGGAACTACTTTCCATACATAATTGGTTGTTTTGCAGGGGCGTTCGGACTTGCTGCAATCATCGTGGGCAAACGAGCTAAAGGGAAATCGGCGAGACGATGCGTATGGTGGTTAAGCATAATCGGAGCAATATGCACGGTTGTAGCTGCCGTCTGTGTGTATCCATCGGATGAACCTGCGGACCGGATCATTGCCGCTTTCGAGGAAAGCCAGAAGTGCGAAATGGACAGCCTGAAGGAATATATTAGCAAGTCCTTTTCTGATACAGAGTGCGATGAATGTCGAGAGAACGCACGAAGGCAGGCCGAGTGTCTTCAGGGAATTGTTGAAACAACATTAGATAGCGCCATTGTCGCAATAGGTGTTGAGAATTATGGAATGGCACTGACACTGCTCGAAGTAACTCGCGCAGCAGCTTTGAGCGACGCAGAGACTATGGCAGCCGTTCTGTTCTACAGTGGAGCCACTTATCATTCTATGGGAGATTACGCTAGGGCGCTCAGCTGCTACGATTCTGTCTTCGTGTTTGACAGGAATTATCCAAGCCTTTGGACCAACAGAAGCGTCACTCTGAGGAGATTACAGAGGTTCGAGGATGCTGTCGCGAGCTGCGATTCGGTGATTGCACGTAGAAGTGACGACCCCGTAGCTTGGTGCAATCGAGGAACGGCGCTCGACGATCTCGGAAAGTACGCAGAGGCGGTAGCCAGTTACGACAAGGCTATCCACATCGATAGAGAGTATCCAGAAGCGTGGAGCAATAGGGGCGCTGCGCTTGGTTTGCTGGGGCAATTCATGGCAGCGATCGCTAGCTGCGACACTGCCATTGAATTAAGAGAAGGATTTTCTGGTGCATGGCTCAACCGAGGGAGGGCACAGTCCGACATGGGAGATTTGAAGGGTGCTGTGTGTAGTTACGATTCGGCACTTCAGTACAACAGGAAGGCTGAGAAAGTGTGGAACAATCGGGGGGTAACACTCTCCAAGATGGGACGGTACTTGGATGCAGTAGCCAGCCTTGATTCAGCTATTGCACTTCGCCGCGACAATCCTGAGGCTTGGACAAATCGCGGAATAGCTTTGCAGAATCTCAGGAATTACGAGCAAGCTAACGCTTGCCATGATACCGCCATAGCTTACAATAGAGAATTTGCTCTTGCGTGGGCAAATAAAGGAGTAATTCACGAATATCTTGGAGAGTTTGCGACAGCATTGATGTACATCGATAGCGCAATCACGTATAAGAGATGTTTTCCAGGGGCGTGGCACAACCGCTCCATTATCCTAGCCAAAATGGCTTCCTTCGAAGAAGCATCAGCCAGTTGCGATAGCGCACTGAAGTACGTTTCGTGCGTCCGTTGCATGCCCCAATTGTACGATGCTATTAGCTTACAAAAGTTCAAGTTGGCAAATATATTGCATAACAAATGA
- the amrS gene encoding AmmeMemoRadiSam system radical SAM enzyme, producing MKHDARHFEVLPDGRVRCLLCPVRCKIRDGNEGICMGRVNENGKMVATNYGEVVSVNIDPIEKKPLYHFHPGDPILSVGPNGCNLSCKNCQNWSISQEKQATSYIPPEQLVDISIERHSPGIAYTYSEPFIWFEYLYDAAEAAHKRGLYNVCVTNGYINPEPLAELLPYIDAVNIDVKSIRHEFYRRVCKGNLDVVKGTVEACVHAGIHVEITNLLITGLNDSEDDVRDLVLWIAGLGRSIPFHISRYFPAHEMDIDATPMKSLEQAYEIAHEQLDFVYVGNAQIAGTSDTVCPVCGNLLISRTGYSTSVVGLKGNECNKCNSHVNIIT from the coding sequence ATGAAGCATGATGCACGACATTTTGAGGTTTTGCCCGATGGGCGAGTGCGCTGTCTGCTGTGCCCGGTGAGGTGCAAGATTCGCGACGGCAACGAGGGAATCTGTATGGGAAGAGTCAACGAGAATGGCAAGATGGTCGCCACCAACTACGGCGAAGTCGTTTCGGTCAACATTGATCCTATCGAAAAGAAACCGCTATATCATTTTCATCCGGGCGACCCGATTCTATCGGTAGGGCCGAACGGCTGCAATCTCTCCTGCAAGAATTGTCAGAACTGGTCTATATCGCAGGAGAAGCAAGCGACGTCATACATCCCTCCGGAACAACTTGTAGATATTTCGATAGAGCGACATTCCCCAGGAATCGCATACACATACAGTGAGCCGTTTATCTGGTTCGAGTATCTTTACGATGCAGCAGAAGCAGCTCACAAACGCGGACTCTATAATGTTTGCGTAACGAACGGCTACATCAATCCGGAGCCGTTGGCGGAGCTTTTGCCATATATCGATGCTGTAAATATCGATGTAAAATCGATTCGGCATGAGTTCTACCGGCGAGTTTGCAAAGGGAATCTTGACGTTGTCAAAGGGACAGTTGAAGCTTGTGTTCATGCAGGAATCCATGTCGAAATCACAAATCTACTGATCACAGGATTGAATGATTCCGAAGACGATGTTCGAGATCTGGTGCTGTGGATCGCAGGACTCGGCAGAAGTATTCCATTTCACATATCTCGATATTTCCCAGCCCATGAAATGGATATTGATGCCACACCGATGAAGTCTCTTGAGCAGGCTTATGAAATCGCTCATGAGCAGCTCGATTTCGTATACGTTGGAAATGCGCAGATAGCAGGAACTTCCGACACGGTCTGTCCTGTGTGTGGGAATCTTCTGATATCACGAACCGGATATTCGACGAGTGTCGTTGGATTAAAAGGAAATGAGTGCAACAAATGCAACTCTCATGTCAACATCATCACCTAA
- a CDS encoding HAD-IIIA family hydrolase — MTDDNQKVILLDRDGTLIEEKDFLTDVDDIEIFPHSSEAIGILRKLGYVIVVVSNQSGVARGYLTEQQVIEINEEIFRRLEKQDARPDLFFYCPHHPEATVAEYRVECDCRKPAPGMVRMAEKLLNIDIRTCFSIGDKLSDVQLCQNLGGKGILVLTGYGKSELEKSESAGTWPDYIADNLLDAAHWIQKILEH; from the coding sequence TTGACTGACGACAATCAGAAAGTGATTCTCCTCGATCGTGACGGAACTCTGATCGAAGAGAAGGATTTTCTCACGGACGTAGACGATATCGAGATATTTCCGCACTCGAGCGAGGCTATCGGGATATTGCGCAAGCTTGGATATGTGATAGTCGTTGTCTCCAATCAATCGGGTGTCGCGCGTGGATACCTAACCGAGCAGCAAGTGATCGAGATAAATGAGGAGATATTTCGTCGCCTCGAAAAACAGGATGCCCGCCCTGACCTATTTTTCTACTGCCCGCACCACCCGGAGGCTACTGTAGCTGAATATCGTGTCGAATGCGACTGCCGCAAGCCAGCACCCGGCATGGTCAGGATGGCTGAAAAACTGCTGAACATTGATATTCGGACCTGCTTTTCAATTGGTGACAAACTCTCTGATGTCCAGCTCTGCCAGAATCTGGGTGGCAAAGGGATTCTCGTCTTAACAGGATACGGCAAGTCCGAATTGGAGAAATCTGAGTCGGCAGGTACTTGGCCTGATTACATTGCCGACAACCTTCTCGATGCTGCCCACTGGATACAGAAAATTCTTGAACACTGA
- a CDS encoding glycosyltransferase family 9 protein, which translates to MKRVLIIRLSHLGDVILTEPAVRSIRAAYPDSVIDYLTRAEYRDVVKLFAGVDNIHTLEIPGRDQSLLGLAASIKRLCNERYDLVIDLHNNMRSWWIKFQLNANKIVTYSKNWRARQRAVKKKIRDEHRHTVDLYLSILEKIQVAAGARVPRLVLPYDVERNINQLLQDNGLAPRGYAVFAVGASHPTKHYPIPQWVDIAERIVQLMNLRIVVVEKDEFEYLNLFDHLVKSGQLSVLTGLAIQSLAGVLASAKCTVSNDSGVMHLSAAVGAPTVGLFGPTHPVLGFSPLGVKCKALTVDEYCSPCSKHGADDCLREERFCFTKMDAELILDSIREVTGID; encoded by the coding sequence GTGAAACGTGTGCTCATCATACGGCTATCGCATCTTGGTGATGTGATACTCACTGAACCGGCAGTGAGATCGATAAGAGCTGCGTACCCTGACTCAGTTATAGACTATCTCACACGCGCAGAATATCGCGATGTTGTCAAACTGTTTGCCGGTGTGGACAACATCCACACTCTCGAAATTCCTGGTCGAGATCAATCACTCCTCGGTCTTGCAGCATCTATTAAGCGGCTTTGCAACGAGCGATATGATCTTGTGATCGATCTGCATAACAACATGAGAAGCTGGTGGATTAAATTCCAGCTCAATGCTAACAAGATCGTGACCTACTCCAAGAACTGGCGAGCCAGACAAAGAGCCGTGAAGAAAAAGATTCGCGATGAGCATCGACATACGGTAGATTTGTATCTATCAATACTTGAGAAGATACAGGTGGCTGCGGGCGCGCGGGTTCCGAGACTGGTATTGCCCTACGATGTCGAAAGAAATATAAATCAGTTATTGCAGGATAATGGTCTGGCGCCGCGTGGGTATGCCGTCTTCGCCGTCGGAGCATCTCATCCAACCAAACACTATCCAATACCACAATGGGTCGATATTGCCGAGAGAATTGTCCAGTTGATGAATCTGAGGATAGTCGTCGTCGAGAAAGATGAATTCGAATATCTCAATTTGTTCGACCACCTTGTCAAATCAGGTCAATTGTCTGTCTTAACAGGGCTCGCCATTCAGAGCCTGGCCGGTGTTCTTGCATCTGCCAAGTGTACTGTGTCGAACGATTCGGGCGTGATGCACCTGTCGGCTGCGGTAGGCGCTCCGACTGTCGGTTTGTTCGGACCGACCCACCCCGTTCTTGGATTCTCCCCTCTTGGCGTCAAGTGCAAAGCACTGACGGTCGATGAATACTGCTCGCCATGCTCCAAACATGGCGCAGATGACTGTTTACGGGAAGAGAGATTCTGTTTTACGAAGATGGACGCGGAGTTGATTCTCGACAGCATCAGAGAGGTTACCGGAATTGACTGA
- a CDS encoding undecaprenyl-diphosphate phosphatase yields MTFLDALLLGLVQGLNEFLPVSSSGHLVLVEHLLGVSSNDISFEVATHFATLLAVVAFFFPVLTRIFLSPIKIIVGIRDEMTTRDFSQFVIICIATIPAMVIGLLFKDQIESAFSSARMASAMLLVTSAILLSTLLAKPKGKHVTLKSGFLIGCAQALAILPGISRSGSTITAGLFSGVSRQEAFSFSFILSMPAIIGATLLTGIDAIETGLSFGISSYIIAMAVAFVSGYFALLLLQKMVISGKIYLFGIYTLIAGILGIVFIK; encoded by the coding sequence ATGACATTTCTCGATGCGCTGCTTCTCGGCCTCGTCCAGGGGCTGAACGAGTTCCTCCCTGTCTCCTCTTCCGGTCATCTGGTACTGGTGGAGCATTTGTTGGGAGTCTCGTCCAATGACATATCATTTGAAGTCGCCACACATTTTGCGACTCTCCTCGCAGTAGTCGCGTTCTTCTTCCCGGTTCTGACGAGGATATTCCTCTCGCCGATCAAGATTATTGTCGGAATTCGCGACGAAATGACCACGCGTGATTTCAGCCAGTTCGTCATCATTTGTATCGCAACAATCCCGGCTATGGTGATAGGGTTGCTTTTCAAAGATCAGATTGAATCAGCCTTCTCGTCTGCCAGGATGGCTTCCGCCATGCTGTTAGTGACATCGGCTATATTGCTTTCGACACTTCTTGCAAAGCCGAAGGGCAAACATGTAACTCTCAAAAGCGGGTTCTTAATCGGCTGCGCGCAAGCGCTGGCGATACTTCCCGGGATCTCGCGATCCGGCAGCACGATTACGGCAGGATTATTCAGTGGTGTCAGCCGTCAGGAAGCATTCAGCTTCTCGTTCATACTCTCGATGCCTGCGATAATAGGTGCAACTCTGCTCACGGGAATCGATGCCATCGAAACAGGGCTCTCTTTTGGAATATCAAGCTATATCATAGCGATGGCGGTTGCGTTTGTATCGGGATACTTCGCCCTGCTCCTGCTGCAAAAGATGGTCATCAGCGGCAAGATATATCTCTTCGGTATCTACACTTTGATCGCCGGAATTCTCGGGATCGTATTCATCAAGTGA